A genomic region of Robbsia betulipollinis contains the following coding sequences:
- a CDS encoding transposase, producing the protein MVEKNVPNRRYTEEFRTEAARLANSVGHNEAARRLGVPVATIGNWARKQQRNGVAGVSGAAPAATRVKLGVSEMEAEI; encoded by the coding sequence ATGGTCGAAAAGAACGTACCGAATCGTCGCTACACCGAGGAATTTCGCACGGAAGCGGCAAGGTTGGCCAATTCTGTAGGGCATAACGAGGCGGCACGCCGCCTCGGGGTACCGGTGGCGACGATAGGCAACTGGGCACGCAAGCAGCAGCGTAATGGCGTGGCGGGCGTCTCTGGCGCAGCCCCGGCCGCCACCCGCGTGAAGCTGGGTGTGTCGGAGATGGAGGCCGAGATCA